From the Pirellulales bacterium genome, one window contains:
- the mce gene encoding methylmalonyl-CoA epimerase, giving the protein MQPVKAVNHIGIAVASIDEQRPFYEEMGAVFEHVEEVPSQKVRVGFFRVGDVRLELLEPTDPTSTIAAFLEKRGPGLHHVAYTVDDLPARIAELKQAGVRMIDETPRPGAHHMKIAFLHPKSSHGVLTELCEPAQRGDS; this is encoded by the coding sequence ATGCAACCCGTGAAAGCCGTCAACCACATCGGCATTGCCGTCGCTTCGATTGACGAGCAGCGGCCGTTTTACGAGGAGATGGGAGCCGTGTTTGAGCACGTCGAAGAGGTTCCCTCGCAGAAAGTTCGTGTGGGCTTTTTTCGCGTCGGGGACGTGCGGCTGGAACTGCTCGAGCCGACCGATCCAACGAGCACGATTGCCGCGTTCCTTGAAAAACGGGGTCCCGGTCTCCACCATGTGGCGTACACCGTCGACGATCTGCCGGCGCGGATCGCCGAGCTGAAGCAGGCCGGCGTCCGAATGATCGACGAGACCCCGCGGCCCGGGGCCCATCACATGAAGATCGCCTTCCTCCACCCCAAGAGTTCGCACGGCGTGCTCACCGAGTTGTGCGAACCCGCACAGAGGGGCGACTCGTGA
- a CDS encoding 3-oxoacyl-ACP reductase FabG has protein sequence MGRLDGKTALVTGASRGIGRAIALDLAREGARIALNYNSNEAKAKEAADEIAAIGGECVLIQANVGVPAEARAMVAKAIEQLGRLDILVNNAGITRDRSLKKLTDEEWDEVVRTNLGSCFACISAAIPQMMEQQYGRIINISSMNGQVGAFGQANYSASKGGIIALTRTAALELASSGITVNTVAPGFTLTDMFNEVPDKVQEQIKTRIPLRRFGKPEEIAKAVTFLAADGDYVTGQQINVNGGAHM, from the coding sequence ATGGGCCGCTTGGATGGAAAAACTGCGTTAGTCACGGGCGCCTCTCGAGGGATCGGCCGAGCGATCGCGCTCGACTTGGCTCGCGAAGGGGCTAGGATCGCCCTGAACTACAACTCGAACGAAGCGAAAGCCAAAGAAGCCGCCGACGAAATCGCGGCCATAGGGGGCGAGTGCGTCCTCATTCAAGCGAACGTCGGCGTCCCCGCCGAGGCGCGGGCAATGGTCGCCAAGGCGATTGAGCAGCTTGGCCGACTCGACATTTTGGTCAACAACGCCGGCATCACGCGCGATCGATCGCTGAAGAAGCTCACCGACGAGGAGTGGGACGAGGTCGTCCGCACCAATCTCGGGAGTTGCTTCGCGTGCATCTCCGCGGCGATTCCGCAGATGATGGAGCAGCAGTACGGGCGGATTATCAACATCAGCTCGATGAACGGCCAAGTCGGCGCGTTCGGTCAGGCGAACTACAGCGCCAGCAAGGGAGGGATCATCGCCCTGACCCGCACCGCGGCGCTCGAACTGGCCAGTTCCGGGATCACGGTCAACACGGTCGCTCCGGGATTCACGTTGACCGACATGTTCAACGAAGTCCCCGACAAGGTGCAGGAGCAGATCAAGACGCGCATCCCGCTGCGGCGTTTCGGCAAGCCCGAGGAAATCGCCAAGGCGGTCACGTTCCTTGCCGCGGACGGCGATTACGTCACCGGCCAACAGATCAATGTCAACGGCGGAGCGCATATGTAG
- a CDS encoding alpha/beta fold hydrolase, which yields MSATDTKTDHDGRPTPMLADYCEAAHDAAKKLDRFNELLTTDASIAMTPKRCVWSLNKAKLYRYTPVVPEDQLKPVPLLLVFAIMNRPYVLDLRPGHSFVEYMLRHGYDVYLLDWGIPGPEDKDHQFDDYALEYLPRVVRKLKALTGKEQFSMLGWCLGALISTIYAALRPDDGLKNLVLLTAPLDFADKKVGGFVKWVSDPAFNADRIVETFGNVPGEMIDAGAKMLKPVENYLGTYVGLWERLDDPGSVEAWHAMNTWVRDIIPMAGAAYRQLINEFYKENRLMEGTLAIRGEKVDLAQLRASVLNVIAEADHITPPCQSERIMKHIGGDDHTVLRVKGGHIGIMAGRGAEKNTWPHIDEWLAARSG from the coding sequence ATGTCCGCGACTGACACCAAGACCGATCACGACGGCCGCCCGACGCCAATGCTCGCCGACTACTGCGAGGCCGCCCACGACGCCGCGAAGAAGCTCGATCGCTTCAACGAGCTGCTGACGACCGACGCCTCGATCGCGATGACCCCGAAACGATGCGTCTGGAGCCTGAACAAGGCGAAGCTGTATCGCTACACGCCCGTCGTCCCCGAGGATCAACTGAAGCCCGTGCCGCTGCTGTTGGTCTTTGCGATCATGAACCGGCCGTACGTGCTCGACCTGCGGCCTGGGCACAGCTTCGTCGAGTACATGTTGCGTCACGGGTACGACGTGTACCTCTTGGACTGGGGCATTCCCGGGCCCGAGGACAAGGATCACCAATTCGACGATTACGCCCTGGAGTACCTGCCTCGAGTCGTACGCAAGCTCAAGGCGCTCACCGGGAAAGAGCAGTTCAGCATGCTGGGGTGGTGCCTGGGGGCGCTTATCAGCACGATCTACGCGGCCTTGCGGCCCGACGACGGACTGAAAAACCTCGTCCTGCTGACCGCCCCGCTCGACTTCGCCGACAAGAAGGTCGGCGGCTTCGTCAAGTGGGTCAGCGATCCCGCATTCAACGCCGACCGCATCGTCGAGACCTTCGGCAACGTCCCGGGCGAGATGATCGACGCCGGCGCCAAGATGCTTAAGCCGGTCGAAAATTACCTCGGCACGTACGTCGGCTTGTGGGAGCGGCTCGACGATCCCGGCTCGGTCGAGGCCTGGCACGCGATGAACACCTGGGTCCGAGACATCATCCCCATGGCGGGGGCGGCTTATCGACAGCTCATCAACGAATTCTACAAGGAGAATCGCCTGATGGAGGGGACCCTCGCCATTCGCGGCGAGAAAGTCGACTTGGCGCAGCTGCGGGCGAGCGTGCTCAATGTGATCGCAGAGGCCGACCACATCACCCCTCCCTGCCAAAGCGAGCGGATCATGAAGCACATCGGCGGCGACGACCATACCGTGCTTCGCGTCAAAGGAGGACACATCGGCATCATGGCCGGCCGCGGAGCCGAGAAGAACACTTGGCCGCATATCGACGAGTGGCTGGCAGCCCGATCCGGGTGA
- a CDS encoding acetyl-CoA C-acyltransferase family protein, which produces MARQVVFLSGVRTAIGGYGGSLKDVPPGDLAATCVREAVKRAGIDPTDVGHVVFGNVIHTDPHDHYLARIAGVKGGLPHEVPALTLNRLCGSGMQAILTAAQAIILGDAEAAVAGGAENMSRSPYSAPAMRWGARMNDAKLVDMMVGALSDPFDDCHMGVTAENVAKKWNVSREDQDALSVESHRRAAAAIEAGRFVDQIVPVDIKVKRDTVAFNRDETVRADATLEGMAKLRPVFDPQGSVTPGNASSINDAAAAVVLMEAEQAAARGLKPLGRLAAYSYAGVDPKYMGIGPVPAVQSLLKKSGLTNDDFDLFEVNEAFAAQALAVCRELNLPEDRTNPNGSGISLGHPIGATGAILAVKALYELQRTGGKRALVTMCIGGGQGIAAIIERD; this is translated from the coding sequence ATGGCGCGCCAAGTTGTCTTTCTCAGCGGCGTCCGCACCGCGATCGGCGGGTACGGCGGCAGTCTCAAGGACGTTCCCCCCGGCGATCTCGCCGCGACGTGCGTGCGCGAAGCGGTGAAACGCGCGGGGATCGACCCGACTGACGTCGGTCACGTGGTGTTCGGCAACGTCATTCATACCGATCCGCACGACCATTACTTGGCTCGCATCGCCGGCGTGAAGGGGGGACTCCCGCATGAGGTCCCCGCCTTGACCCTCAACCGGCTGTGCGGCAGCGGCATGCAGGCGATCCTCACCGCGGCCCAAGCGATCATCCTCGGCGACGCCGAGGCGGCCGTCGCCGGCGGGGCCGAGAACATGAGCCGCAGCCCGTACTCGGCCCCCGCCATGCGGTGGGGCGCCCGCATGAACGACGCCAAGCTGGTCGACATGATGGTCGGCGCCCTCAGCGATCCGTTCGACGATTGCCACATGGGCGTCACGGCCGAGAACGTCGCCAAGAAGTGGAACGTCTCGCGCGAGGACCAGGACGCGTTGTCCGTCGAAAGCCATCGTCGGGCCGCAGCGGCTATCGAGGCGGGGCGATTCGTCGACCAGATCGTTCCGGTGGACATTAAGGTCAAACGCGACACGGTTGCGTTCAATCGCGACGAAACTGTACGCGCCGACGCCACGCTGGAAGGGATGGCGAAGCTGCGGCCAGTGTTCGATCCGCAGGGGAGCGTCACCCCCGGCAACGCATCGAGCATCAACGACGCGGCCGCGGCAGTCGTACTGATGGAAGCGGAGCAAGCCGCCGCGCGCGGACTGAAACCGCTAGGCCGACTGGCCGCGTACAGCTACGCGGGGGTCGATCCCAAGTACATGGGCATCGGGCCGGTGCCGGCAGTGCAGTCGCTGCTCAAGAAGTCCGGCCTGACGAACGACGACTTTGACCTGTTCGAGGTCAACGAGGCGTTCGCCGCGCAGGCCTTGGCCGTGTGCCGTGAACTGAACTTGCCCGAGGATCGCACGAACCCCAACGGCAGCGGCATCTCGCTGGGCCACCCGATCGGGGCCACCGGGGCGATCCTTGCGGTCAAGGCGCTCTACGAGCTCCAGCGCACCGGCGGCAAACGGGCGCTGGTGACGATGTGCATCGGCGGCGGGCAAGGCATCGCCGCGATCATTGAGCGAGATTGA
- a CDS encoding CBS domain-containing protein, with the protein MNSATCDPMDRLRGLRVCDVMQRSVVSIPQSDTACEAAARLVAAGTSGAPVVDEAGRCVGMLSSRDYLSETARACRLQGAPGSAWAAEDFTPVRKMMSTAVQSIDAGASLMHAARVMCLEHIHRVVALDERGAPAGVLTTLDIVAAVLAAADEERQELSRDATGRQAKRIR; encoded by the coding sequence ATGAACTCCGCTACTTGCGATCCGATGGACCGCCTCCGCGGCCTCCGCGTGTGCGACGTCATGCAACGCAGCGTCGTGTCGATCCCCCAATCCGACACCGCGTGCGAGGCAGCCGCGCGGCTGGTGGCCGCGGGGACGTCAGGAGCCCCGGTCGTCGACGAGGCGGGCCGATGCGTCGGCATGCTCAGCTCGCGCGACTATCTGTCCGAGACGGCCCGCGCCTGCCGACTGCAGGGCGCCCCCGGCTCGGCTTGGGCCGCCGAGGACTTCACCCCGGTCCGCAAGATGATGAGCACCGCCGTCCAATCGATCGACGCCGGCGCATCGCTCATGCATGCAGCCCGCGTCATGTGTCTGGAGCATATTCACCGCGTCGTGGCGCTCGACGAGCGCGGGGCCCCCGCGGGCGTGCTCACCACGCTCGACATAGTCGCCGCAGTGCTGGCCGCCGCCGACGAGGAACGGCAAGAGCTCTCGCGCGACGCAACCGGCCGGCAGGCCAAGAGGATCCGATGA
- a CDS encoding phosphotransferase yields the protein MNHWQSLLDEGELAELLPAEHREFAPAVVGALAVFLDGLSEARQVRVLARQAELGPHASASERIGALAHSSPVLHKLGQILARDSRLAPALRHQLEKLESLPPAIPVDELRPTLSQDLGVAWEREIELAETPLAEASVAVVVPFRQKRPRPSALNARFGAQAAHADPREAAEARRCDFPGVLKILKPGIEQQLGEELALLGRVGDYLDDACGRLGLIQLDYAESFRRVQEKLAGEVRLDREQTHLLAARREFLGEPRVLIPALLPYSSPRITAMQRVFGRKITERLPSETSARRRLARLVAAALVARPIFAPQARAVFHSDPHAGNLMLADDGRLAILDWSLVGELTHGERAAIVQMLLAAAALDETRIADLLASLAERGSFAAAAVRVVVRRWLGKIIDGTLPAMAWLVGMLDDAVQTAGLRVHAELMLFRKSLYTVEGVVASIGGGAVDVDGVLTQEFARQLALEMPARWFAAPASRDFATRASNLDLLALYLQMPKLAAFQTAAAGRRLWAKWVEPAAPRR from the coding sequence ATGAACCATTGGCAGTCGCTGCTGGACGAAGGCGAACTCGCCGAGTTGCTGCCGGCGGAGCACCGCGAGTTTGCGCCGGCGGTCGTCGGCGCCTTGGCGGTCTTCCTGGACGGGCTGAGCGAAGCTCGTCAGGTCCGCGTGTTGGCTCGGCAGGCGGAGTTGGGGCCGCACGCTTCGGCGTCTGAGCGGATCGGCGCGCTTGCGCACTCGTCGCCCGTGCTCCACAAGTTGGGGCAGATTCTTGCCCGCGATTCGCGTTTGGCGCCTGCGCTGCGTCACCAGCTCGAGAAACTCGAATCTCTCCCCCCGGCCATTCCGGTCGACGAGTTGCGACCGACCCTTTCCCAGGACCTGGGCGTCGCGTGGGAGCGGGAGATCGAATTGGCCGAGACTCCGCTCGCCGAAGCGAGCGTGGCGGTCGTCGTACCTTTTCGACAGAAACGCCCCCGACCGTCGGCTCTCAACGCTCGGTTTGGCGCCCAGGCGGCGCACGCGGATCCCCGAGAAGCAGCCGAGGCCCGCCGCTGCGACTTTCCCGGCGTGCTCAAAATCCTGAAGCCCGGCATCGAACAGCAACTCGGCGAGGAGTTAGCGTTGTTGGGGCGCGTGGGCGACTACCTCGACGACGCTTGCGGACGACTGGGGCTGATCCAGCTGGATTACGCCGAATCGTTTCGGCGGGTGCAAGAGAAGCTGGCCGGCGAGGTGCGGCTCGATCGCGAGCAGACCCATCTGCTCGCGGCGAGGCGGGAGTTCCTCGGCGAGCCGCGGGTGCTTATCCCCGCGCTCTTGCCCTACTCGTCGCCGCGAATCACGGCGATGCAGCGCGTCTTCGGCCGGAAGATCACCGAGCGGCTGCCGAGCGAGACTTCGGCCCGACGGCGACTGGCCCGGCTCGTGGCGGCCGCGCTGGTGGCGCGACCGATTTTTGCGCCGCAGGCGCGGGCCGTGTTCCACAGCGACCCGCATGCCGGCAACCTGATGCTGGCCGACGACGGGAGACTGGCGATCCTCGACTGGAGCCTTGTCGGCGAACTGACCCACGGCGAACGAGCCGCGATCGTGCAAATGCTGCTGGCGGCCGCGGCGCTCGACGAGACGCGGATCGCCGATTTGTTGGCGTCGCTGGCCGAGCGCGGATCGTTCGCCGCCGCCGCCGTACGCGTCGTCGTCCGCCGGTGGCTGGGCAAGATCATCGACGGAACGTTGCCGGCGATGGCGTGGCTGGTGGGAATGCTCGACGACGCCGTGCAAACGGCCGGCCTGCGCGTGCACGCCGAGTTAATGCTGTTTCGCAAGTCGTTGTACACCGTCGAGGGAGTGGTCGCGTCGATCGGGGGCGGGGCCGTCGACGTCGACGGCGTCCTGACGCAGGAGTTCGCCCGGCAGTTGGCCCTGGAGATGCCGGCTAGGTGGTTCGCCGCGCCGGCAAGCCGCGACTTCGCCACCCGGGCTTCCAACCTCGACTTGTTGGCACTCTATTTGCAAATGCCGAAGCTAGCCGCCTTTCAAACCGCCGCAGCCGGTCGCCGCCTTTGGGCAAAGTGGGTCGAACCAGCGGCTCCCCGCAGATAG
- a CDS encoding methylmalonyl-CoA mutase small subunit has translation MLSEELTLDEFPPVDYAAWRALVDVDLAGAPFEKKLVTGAYEGIAIQPLYTAADWPSERAAMRGEPGTAPFVRGSRSTSESVAGWRLWQEHAHPDLGSTQQAIRDDVAGGVDGVLLRLDCAARSGIDPNDAAAMDLAARDGVAAYSLDDFDAVLAGVDLAKVAVALEAGAAFVPAAALMVQLWQRRSVGLDRAVGAFNADPLAVLARDGALPLAIDEALALLSDLAVWTEAHAPHVTAVRVGTAPYHHAGATAAQDLGFALATGVEYLRAMTAAGLAVDAAALQLVFNMAVGTHHFLAISKLRAARRLWSRVVEASGGSPTAGAMQLHAKTSKRVLTTRDPHVNLLRNTAAVFAAALGGAETITSVPFDAPLGLPDLHSRRVARNTAIILKEEGHLHRVADAPGGSWYLERLTDELAEKGWGVFQQVEAQGGMRAALESGWIAAQIESAFAPRAKKLADRREGIVGVSEFADAKHVRLERPAPDRAAIARTAAERIASIRREQALEVGSLVSGTKPGERTVGAIAAAAAGATIGSLAGALGFGGASPSIAPLALSPFAQPFEELRDACDAWAVKHGAPPQVLLASLGRPAQHGPRSQYSKSFFEAGGFLVIQDEAAGTIDAAVAALDKHQAPIAVLCSTDEIYAEQAATAAQRLKQAGAKTVVLAGVPGANEAAWREAGVDRFIFMKCDVLATLRELLAGLGVISA, from the coding sequence ATGCTTTCCGAAGAACTGACTCTCGACGAGTTTCCTCCGGTCGACTACGCGGCGTGGCGTGCGCTGGTCGACGTCGATCTTGCCGGAGCGCCATTTGAAAAGAAACTTGTCACCGGCGCCTATGAAGGAATCGCGATTCAGCCGCTCTACACGGCGGCCGATTGGCCCAGCGAGCGGGCCGCAATGCGCGGCGAGCCCGGCACGGCGCCGTTCGTCCGCGGTTCGCGATCGACGAGCGAAAGCGTCGCCGGTTGGCGACTCTGGCAGGAACACGCTCATCCCGACCTCGGCTCGACGCAGCAGGCGATTCGCGACGACGTCGCCGGCGGCGTCGACGGCGTGTTGCTGAGGCTCGACTGCGCGGCTCGCAGCGGAATCGATCCCAACGACGCAGCGGCGATGGACCTCGCGGCCCGTGACGGCGTGGCGGCGTATTCGCTCGACGACTTCGACGCCGTCTTGGCGGGCGTCGATCTCGCGAAGGTCGCTGTGGCGCTCGAGGCGGGGGCGGCCTTCGTCCCGGCCGCGGCGCTGATGGTCCAACTCTGGCAACGGCGCAGCGTGGGACTTGATCGCGCCGTCGGGGCGTTCAACGCCGATCCGCTGGCCGTGCTCGCCCGCGACGGAGCGCTGCCGCTGGCGATCGACGAGGCGCTCGCCCTGTTGTCCGATCTCGCCGTCTGGACGGAGGCGCATGCTCCGCACGTCACGGCGGTGCGCGTCGGGACGGCCCCTTATCACCACGCCGGGGCTACGGCGGCGCAGGACCTGGGGTTCGCGCTGGCGACGGGGGTCGAGTATCTGCGGGCGATGACTGCCGCGGGGCTGGCGGTCGACGCCGCTGCGCTGCAGCTCGTGTTCAACATGGCCGTGGGGACGCATCATTTTCTGGCGATCTCCAAGCTGCGCGCCGCCCGGCGGCTCTGGTCGCGCGTCGTCGAGGCCAGCGGCGGCAGCCCGACCGCTGGCGCCATGCAGTTGCATGCGAAGACCAGCAAGCGGGTTCTCACGACGCGCGATCCCCACGTCAATTTGCTTCGCAACACCGCGGCGGTCTTCGCCGCGGCGCTGGGCGGGGCCGAAACGATTACTAGCGTGCCATTCGACGCTCCGCTGGGGCTGCCCGATCTCCACAGCCGGCGCGTCGCCCGCAATACGGCGATCATCCTCAAGGAGGAAGGCCACCTGCATCGCGTCGCCGACGCCCCGGGCGGAAGCTGGTATCTCGAACGGCTCACCGACGAACTGGCCGAAAAAGGCTGGGGCGTGTTTCAGCAAGTTGAGGCGCAGGGCGGGATGCGGGCAGCGCTCGAATCGGGATGGATTGCCGCACAGATCGAATCGGCCTTCGCCCCTCGGGCGAAGAAACTGGCCGACAGGCGCGAAGGAATCGTCGGCGTCAGCGAATTTGCCGACGCGAAGCATGTCCGCCTGGAACGGCCGGCGCCCGATCGCGCGGCGATCGCTCGTACGGCCGCCGAACGCATCGCCTCAATTCGCCGCGAACAAGCCTTAGAGGTCGGTTCGCTTGTCTCCGGGACCAAGCCCGGCGAGCGGACGGTCGGCGCGATTGCCGCGGCTGCGGCCGGAGCGACGATCGGTTCCCTGGCCGGCGCGCTCGGCTTCGGCGGCGCGAGCCCGTCGATCGCTCCCTTGGCCCTGTCGCCGTTCGCCCAGCCGTTCGAGGAGTTGCGCGACGCGTGCGACGCCTGGGCCGTCAAGCACGGCGCCCCGCCGCAGGTGCTGCTCGCGTCGTTGGGTCGGCCCGCGCAACACGGTCCGCGCAGCCAGTATTCCAAGAGCTTCTTCGAGGCGGGCGGGTTCCTGGTGATTCAGGACGAAGCGGCCGGCACGATCGACGCGGCCGTCGCGGCGCTCGACAAGCATCAAGCGCCGATCGCCGTGCTCTGCTCGACGGACGAAATCTACGCTGAACAGGCGGCGACGGCCGCCCAGCGGCTCAAGCAAGCGGGGGCCAAGACGGTCGTCCTGGCCGGGGTTCCGGGCGCCAACGAGGCTGCGTGGCGCGAGGCCGGGGTCGACCGCTTCATTTTCATGAAATGCGACGTGCTGGCGACGCTCCGCGAGTTGCTGGCCGGGTTAGGAGTGATCAGCGCATGA
- a CDS encoding universal stress protein: MITQLSEHPIVAPIDFTEEADRGVLFALSLAKSPEFVTALHVAPPLAAFEPGVVWDMVSDQDRLGRLREVFNERYHDERYKGMQFAVRFGEPAHEISDFAQELKAGLIVMPSHGRTGFSHIVMGSVAERVVRFAHCPVLVLKS; this comes from the coding sequence ATGATCACGCAATTGTCCGAGCATCCGATTGTCGCGCCGATTGACTTTACTGAGGAGGCGGATCGCGGCGTGCTGTTCGCGCTGAGTCTGGCCAAGTCGCCCGAATTTGTGACGGCACTGCACGTGGCGCCCCCGCTGGCGGCTTTCGAGCCCGGGGTCGTGTGGGATATGGTCAGCGATCAGGATCGCCTCGGCCGGCTGCGCGAAGTGTTCAACGAACGATACCACGACGAACGGTACAAAGGGATGCAGTTCGCCGTCCGCTTCGGCGAACCGGCCCACGAGATCTCCGACTTCGCCCAGGAGTTGAAGGCCGGGCTGATCGTCATGCCCTCGCACGGCCGCACCGGCTTTTCGCACATTGTCATGGGCTCGGTCGCTGAACGCGTCGTACGTTTCGCCCACTGCCCGGTGTTGGTGCTGAAGAGTTAG
- a CDS encoding biotin--[acetyl-CoA-carboxylase] ligase gives MPADLLAEAILPRLSTMWLGRSYHCHGELSSTNDEAVQLAKTGAPHGTVVVADGQTSGRGRVNRSWHSPPGENLYFSILLRPSWQASEPRPVSLAAGVGLAEALASQLPQPPQLKWPNDLLYRGRKLAGILIEGSMQLDRVEYVIVGIGVNVNTAEFPPELADIAESLGRVAGQAIDRGAVLAAILNSMEPWLETLAEQGPEPIVAAWLKHAASLGQPIRVTDGTRETSGVMQGIDPDGAMRLQTPDGREHRIVSGDVLVD, from the coding sequence ATGCCAGCCGATTTGCTCGCCGAAGCGATTCTCCCCCGACTTTCCACAATGTGGTTGGGCCGCAGCTATCATTGCCACGGCGAACTCAGCTCGACGAACGACGAGGCCGTGCAGCTTGCCAAGACGGGAGCGCCGCACGGCACGGTCGTCGTGGCCGACGGCCAGACGAGCGGTCGCGGGCGGGTCAACCGAAGCTGGCACTCCCCCCCCGGCGAGAATCTGTACTTCTCGATCCTGCTTCGCCCCTCGTGGCAGGCGAGCGAGCCGCGTCCCGTCAGCTTGGCCGCCGGAGTCGGGCTGGCCGAGGCGCTTGCATCGCAGCTCCCTCAGCCGCCGCAGCTCAAGTGGCCCAACGATCTGCTGTACCGAGGTCGCAAACTCGCGGGGATCCTCATCGAGGGTTCGATGCAGCTCGATCGGGTCGAGTACGTCATCGTCGGCATCGGCGTGAACGTGAACACGGCGGAATTCCCCCCGGAACTGGCCGACATCGCCGAGTCGCTGGGCCGAGTCGCAGGCCAAGCCATTGACCGCGGCGCGGTACTTGCAGCGATTCTCAATTCGATGGAACCGTGGCTGGAGACGTTGGCCGAGCAAGGTCCTGAGCCGATCGTCGCCGCTTGGTTGAAGCACGCCGCGAGTCTGGGCCAACCGATCCGCGTTACGGACGGCACGCGCGAGACGAGCGGCGTGATGCAAGGAATCGACCCCGACGGCGCCATGCGGTTGCAAACTCCCGACGGTCGCGAGCACCGCATCGTTTCGGGCGACGTGCTCGTCGATTGA